ACACCGTGGTCGGCGCCGGCGCGACCTCCGGCGGCACGATGGACGCGTCGAACCTGCTCAAGCCCGCGCTCGCGAACGGCGAGCTGCGCTGCATCGGCGCGACGACGTACCCCGAGTACAAGCAGTCCTTCGAGCGCGACCGCGCCCTCGAGCGTCGCTTCCAGAAGATCGACGTCAAGGAGCCGACCGTCGAGGAGACGGTGCAGATCCTCAAGGGCCTCGCGAGCCGCTACGAGGAGCACCACGGCGTCAAGTACGAGGAGGAGGCGCTGGTCGCGGCCGCCGAGCTCTCGGCGAAGCACATCAACGACCGCCACCTGCCCGACAAGGCGATCGACGTCATCGACGAGGCGGGCGCCGCCGACAGCATCCGTCCCGAGGGAAGCCGCAAGCACCGCGTCGACGCGCACGACATCGAGGTCGTGGTCAGCAAGATCGCGCGCATCCCCGAGAAGACGGTCTCGGTGTCGGCACGCGAGCAGCTCGAGCGCCTCGAGCCCGAGCTGAAGAAGGTGATCTACGGCCAGGACCACGCGATCGAGCAGCTCGCGTCGGTCATCAAGCTGCAGCGCTCGGGGCTCGGACACGGCGAGCGTCCGATCGGCTCGTTCCTGTTCGCGGGTCCGACCGGCGTCGGCAAGACCGAGCTCGCGAAGCAGCTGGCGCGCATCATGGGCGTCGAGCTGCTGCGCTACGACATGAGCGAGTACATGGAGAAGCACACGGTGTCGCGCCTGATCGGCGCGCCGCCGGGCTACGTCGGCTTCGATCAGGGCGGGCTGCTCACCGACGCCGTGCGCAAGAACCCGCACGCGGTGGTGGTGCTCGACGAGATCGAGAAGGCGCACCCCGACCTGTTCAACGTGCTCCTCCAGGTGATGGACCACGCGACGTTGACCGACAACACCGGTCGCAAGGCGGACTTCCGCAACGTCGTCCTGATCCTCACCACCAACGCCGGCGCGCGCGACCTGACCGCGGCGACCATCGGCTTCACGGGCCAGACGAACGCCGGCTCCGCGAAGGGTGCGATCGAGCGTACCTTCAGCCCGGAGTTCCGCAACCGCCTCGACGCGATCGTGATCTTCAACCCGCTCGACCCGGTCGCGATCGCCCGCGTGGTCGACAAGAACCTCGCCGAGCTCCACCAGCAGCTCGCCGAGAAGAAGGTCGTGCTCGAGGTCACCGAGGCGGCGCGCGCCTACCTCGCGGAGAAGGGCTTCGA
The Candidatus Binatia bacterium genome window above contains:
- the clpA gene encoding ATP-dependent Clp protease ATP-binding subunit ClpA, translating into MSAPSITADLQASLRQAIDEARKRRHEYLTLEHLLLALLDNPQVARMLEALGADLGVLRRELQQFLAEALETLPPGVHRPPEETPGIQRVLQRAAVHALSAERNTIDGPAVLVAFFREPSCHALYLLEQQGITRLDVLRYISHGLNPEGVGGVRQSGEGGEEREEVGAGEEEGSGPIRDPLGTFCTDLRARAAAGLIDPLIGREAELERTIHVLARRRKNNPVFVGEPGVGKTAIVEGLARRLHEGTVPEALKASTIYALDMGALIAGTKFRGQFEERLKAVLKALKQKPGAILFIDEIHTVVGAGATSGGTMDASNLLKPALANGELRCIGATTYPEYKQSFERDRALERRFQKIDVKEPTVEETVQILKGLASRYEEHHGVKYEEEALVAAAELSAKHINDRHLPDKAIDVIDEAGAADSIRPEGSRKHRVDAHDIEVVVSKIARIPEKTVSVSAREQLERLEPELKKVIYGQDHAIEQLASVIKLQRSGLGHGERPIGSFLFAGPTGVGKTELAKQLARIMGVELLRYDMSEYMEKHTVSRLIGAPPGYVGFDQGGLLTDAVRKNPHAVVVLDEIEKAHPDLFNVLLQVMDHATLTDNTGRKADFRNVVLILTTNAGARDLTAATIGFTGQTNAGSAKGAIERTFSPEFRNRLDAIVIFNPLDPVAIARVVDKNLAELHQQLAEKKVVLEVTEAARAYLAEKGFDRLFGARPMARLIEQELKRPLADAILFGPLSEGGNAIADVEDGKVVLRFQPNAG